In Vibrio crassostreae, one DNA window encodes the following:
- a CDS encoding formylglycine-generating enzyme family protein — MRQGLPTLLFALAPCLMTPAVFAEATPPAIAPSVTDIESSLFEKHADLTAVEKKLADKQNEVDNQAQQTARLTKLSAQAEQTLAKAKASLEQDYTRMIDEPDFDISPAQSLFQDAWKTVKKGKLAISDSEQKQQGLVMELEAIQAEKATAEASIATLNQDKLRARAERLRNEITQTEEQTVSFTNRCSSDMTLAQCSDQTVTLALQKAVKQFQHSLVDNATESNTVKEHLASASLNIHVLQHKVKSSGFSEDNRYRAVIAANLETRPDKNTPCRLLGIQSSNCFTQSEQQANDQQKEVAWVNLVVRSNQYNDNVSINGVNYGSTPVEVMLPTGQHMVTIEKEGYLSFHQELKIARDHNLRAVLQAKQNSLNVGTKFADPMGNDIQSPEMIVVGSGRYLLGENNAKQVTIKQPFALAATPTRVQDFKAFVESTGYQTDAELMNTCDTFVNAEITTVSDNDWQNPGFKQADNSPVVCVSQNDAKAYTRWLSKNTGFTYRLPTPQEWEAAARAGQDTNFWWGNEFRSGKANTGWAGTPWSNVSTSPVKSFLPTPTGFYDMVGNVWEWTTAQKGLAKGGAWSFSPEEAKVYNELYVPPSTAANYLGFRVVRDL; from the coding sequence ATGCGCCAAGGTCTTCCTACTCTACTATTTGCACTTGCTCCCTGCCTAATGACTCCTGCTGTTTTCGCAGAAGCAACACCACCAGCGATCGCGCCTTCTGTCACCGATATTGAAAGCTCACTATTCGAAAAGCATGCCGACTTAACGGCTGTTGAGAAGAAACTGGCTGACAAACAAAATGAAGTCGACAATCAAGCGCAACAAACGGCACGTCTAACCAAGTTATCAGCTCAAGCTGAGCAAACACTCGCAAAAGCGAAAGCCAGCCTAGAGCAAGATTATACGCGCATGATTGATGAGCCCGACTTCGACATCTCGCCAGCTCAAAGCCTATTCCAAGACGCGTGGAAAACAGTAAAAAAAGGCAAGCTTGCGATTTCAGACTCTGAGCAGAAGCAGCAAGGCTTGGTGATGGAACTTGAGGCTATTCAAGCCGAGAAAGCGACGGCAGAAGCTTCAATCGCAACCCTAAATCAAGACAAGCTAAGAGCAAGAGCAGAGCGACTAAGAAACGAGATCACTCAGACGGAAGAGCAAACAGTGAGCTTTACTAACCGTTGCAGCAGCGATATGACACTGGCGCAATGTTCAGACCAAACGGTGACCTTGGCACTTCAAAAAGCGGTAAAACAGTTCCAACATAGTCTGGTAGATAACGCGACTGAATCGAACACAGTGAAAGAACACCTTGCGTCTGCTTCGCTGAATATTCATGTTCTGCAACACAAAGTGAAATCCTCTGGCTTTTCTGAAGATAACCGTTACCGAGCGGTGATTGCGGCGAACCTAGAAACACGCCCAGATAAGAACACACCTTGTCGTCTGCTTGGTATTCAATCATCAAACTGTTTCACGCAAAGCGAGCAACAAGCCAACGACCAGCAAAAAGAAGTCGCTTGGGTTAACTTGGTGGTGCGTTCCAATCAATACAACGACAATGTTTCTATCAACGGCGTGAACTATGGCAGCACACCGGTTGAAGTAATGTTGCCAACGGGCCAGCACATGGTCACGATCGAAAAAGAAGGCTACCTTTCTTTCCATCAAGAGCTGAAAATAGCCCGCGATCACAACCTAAGAGCCGTACTACAAGCCAAACAGAATTCATTGAATGTCGGCACTAAGTTTGCCGACCCTATGGGTAACGACATTCAGAGCCCTGAAATGATTGTGGTTGGATCTGGTCGCTACCTGCTGGGTGAAAACAATGCCAAGCAAGTGACCATCAAACAGCCATTTGCATTAGCCGCAACTCCGACTCGTGTTCAAGATTTTAAAGCATTCGTTGAAAGCACAGGCTACCAGACAGACGCAGAACTGATGAACACCTGCGATACGTTCGTCAATGCAGAGATCACAACCGTTTCAGACAATGACTGGCAGAACCCAGGCTTTAAGCAAGCAGATAACTCGCCGGTCGTTTGTGTTAGCCAAAATGATGCCAAAGCTTATACTCGTTGGTTATCTAAAAACACAGGCTTCACTTACCGTTTGCCAACGCCACAAGAGTGGGAAGCTGCAGCAAGAGCAGGCCAAGACACCAACTTCTGGTGGGGCAACGAATTCCGCTCTGGCAAAGCCAATACAGGCTGGGCGGGTACACCTTGGTCAAACGTTAGCACATCTCCAGTTAAGTCATTCCTGCCAACGCCAACAGGCTTCTACGACATGGTGGGGAACGTATGGGAATGGACAACCGCTCAGAAAGGCTTAGCGAAAGGTGGCGCGTGGAGCTTCTCTCCGGAAGAAGCGAAAGTGTATAACGAACTGTACGTACCACCTTCAACCGCAGCTAACTATTTAGGATTCCGAGTAGTAAGAGATCTATAG
- the putA gene encoding bifunctional proline dehydrogenase/L-glutamate gamma-semialdehyde dehydrogenase PutA, protein MFTATDVLKPEFNEQPLADLWSLISPLYMVDETQWLEQLLPLATPSESEKQQITEKTTSLIEAIRADKTSIQMIDALLLEYSLDTQEGILLMCLAEALMRIPDSATADALIRDKLSVADWKSHLKNSDSVFVNASTWGLMLTGKVVGLSSKEQSAGQAVNRLVNKLSEPVIRKAMHQAMKVMGHQFVLGRSIAEAQKNGKSMRDKGFTYSYDMLGEAALTTADANKYFKDYLMAIEAVGRDTYVSSKSSPAPSVSIKLSALHPRYEVANEDRVLNELCDTLEQLLRRAVELDVAITIDAEEADRLELSLKLFEKLYRTDLVKGWGKFGLVIQAYSKRALPVLVWLNRLAKEQGDLIPLRLVKGAYWDSEIKWSQQAGFTDYPVYTRKEATDVAYLACARYLLSPSVRGNIFPQFASHNAHTVSAIAVMTDHKDFEFQRLHGMGDSLYNHAMEAYQQSVRIYAPVGSHKDLLPYLVRRLLENGANSSFVHRLVDARCPVAELTQHPVDMLLAFDTLHNTKIPLPPAVFPERKNSYGVNIDIESEAHQFEEQVKGFLNNQWTAGPVINGESLAESMIKADQNVEQVTAPYDRRINVGQVAFANLDHVSAAITGADAAFADWNATSVETKAAALDKLADLMEDNLAELVAICHQEAGKTIHDSVDEVREAVDFCRYYAKQADNLQGFELKGFDGQTRIASRQGRGVFVCISPWNFPLAIFLGQITAALVAGNTVVAKPAEQTSLIAARAVELMNEAGFPAGTIQLLPGRGAEIGSALTSHDAIAGVAFTGSTPTAQRINVSLASRNAKPVPFIAETGGQNAMIVDSTALPEQVVRDVIRSAFASAGQRCSALRVLYIQEDIADRVVGLIHGAMDELSVGIPHLHKTDVGPVIDQNAKQKLMAHLENMTNTQKKVAQLSLGTDCEHGDFVPPSAFEIDDISCLKEEQFGPVLHIVRFKASELAQVVDQINQTGFGLTMGIHSRNETTYRWIEKHVRVGNCYINRDQVGAVVGVQPFGGQGLSGTGPKAGGPHYLYRFTDVHFSQSQDKA, encoded by the coding sequence ATGTTTACAGCTACTGATGTGTTAAAGCCAGAATTCAACGAGCAGCCGCTTGCTGATCTATGGTCGCTTATCTCACCATTATATATGGTGGATGAAACCCAATGGCTAGAGCAACTTCTGCCACTAGCTACCCCTTCTGAGTCTGAAAAGCAGCAAATCACAGAGAAAACGACATCATTGATCGAGGCTATCCGTGCGGATAAGACTTCTATCCAGATGATCGATGCACTGCTGCTTGAATACAGCTTAGATACTCAAGAGGGCATCTTGCTGATGTGTCTGGCGGAAGCCTTGATGCGTATTCCTGATTCAGCAACAGCTGATGCACTGATTCGCGACAAACTGAGCGTTGCGGACTGGAAGTCTCACCTTAAGAATTCTGATTCGGTGTTTGTGAACGCATCCACTTGGGGCCTAATGTTAACGGGCAAGGTGGTTGGACTTTCATCTAAAGAGCAGAGTGCAGGTCAAGCGGTTAACCGTTTAGTGAACAAGCTTTCTGAGCCTGTGATTCGTAAAGCGATGCACCAAGCAATGAAGGTGATGGGTCACCAATTCGTTCTTGGCCGTAGCATTGCTGAAGCGCAAAAGAACGGTAAGTCTATGCGTGATAAAGGTTTTACCTACTCATACGACATGCTAGGTGAAGCAGCACTGACCACTGCAGACGCAAACAAATACTTCAAAGATTACCTAATGGCGATCGAAGCCGTAGGTCGAGACACATATGTCTCTTCAAAATCGAGCCCAGCACCGTCTGTTTCTATCAAGCTTTCTGCACTTCACCCACGTTATGAAGTGGCGAATGAAGACCGTGTTCTAAATGAACTGTGCGACACACTAGAGCAACTACTGCGCCGCGCTGTCGAGCTTGATGTTGCAATTACGATTGATGCTGAAGAAGCGGATCGCCTAGAGCTATCTCTTAAATTATTCGAAAAACTGTACCGCACTGATCTTGTAAAAGGTTGGGGTAAATTTGGTCTGGTTATTCAAGCTTACTCAAAGCGTGCACTTCCGGTTCTAGTATGGCTAAACCGCCTAGCGAAAGAGCAGGGTGATTTGATCCCGCTTCGCTTAGTTAAAGGTGCTTACTGGGACAGCGAAATCAAATGGTCGCAACAAGCTGGCTTTACTGATTACCCAGTTTACACACGTAAAGAAGCGACAGACGTAGCTTACCTTGCATGTGCGCGTTACCTATTGAGCCCAAGCGTTCGTGGCAATATCTTCCCGCAGTTTGCGAGCCACAATGCTCATACGGTTTCTGCTATTGCCGTAATGACCGACCATAAAGACTTTGAATTCCAACGCTTACACGGCATGGGTGATTCTCTGTACAACCATGCGATGGAAGCTTACCAACAGTCGGTACGTATCTATGCACCGGTTGGCAGCCATAAAGATCTACTGCCATATCTAGTACGTCGCTTGCTAGAAAACGGCGCAAACAGCTCGTTTGTCCACCGTCTAGTTGATGCGCGTTGCCCTGTGGCAGAGCTGACTCAACATCCTGTCGATATGCTTCTTGCATTCGATACACTGCACAACACTAAGATTCCATTGCCACCGGCGGTATTCCCAGAGCGTAAGAACTCTTACGGTGTGAACATTGATATTGAAAGTGAAGCGCATCAGTTTGAAGAGCAAGTAAAAGGCTTCTTAAACAACCAATGGACTGCGGGCCCTGTGATCAACGGTGAATCTCTTGCCGAAAGCATGATCAAGGCTGATCAGAACGTTGAGCAAGTGACTGCACCTTATGATCGTCGTATTAATGTGGGGCAGGTGGCTTTCGCTAACCTTGATCATGTTTCCGCAGCGATCACTGGCGCAGACGCAGCATTCGCTGATTGGAACGCAACATCGGTTGAAACCAAAGCGGCGGCACTTGATAAGTTAGCTGACTTGATGGAAGACAACCTCGCTGAATTGGTGGCGATTTGTCATCAAGAAGCGGGTAAGACAATTCACGATAGTGTTGATGAAGTACGTGAAGCCGTCGACTTCTGTCGTTACTACGCTAAACAAGCTGACAATCTACAAGGTTTCGAACTAAAAGGTTTTGATGGCCAAACACGAATCGCTTCTCGACAAGGTCGTGGTGTGTTCGTCTGTATCAGCCCTTGGAACTTCCCTCTCGCTATCTTCCTTGGCCAAATTACAGCGGCACTAGTCGCAGGTAACACGGTTGTGGCGAAACCTGCTGAACAAACAAGCTTGATTGCAGCTCGCGCCGTTGAACTGATGAACGAAGCGGGTTTCCCTGCTGGCACCATTCAGTTGCTTCCAGGTCGTGGTGCTGAGATCGGCAGTGCGCTAACCAGCCATGATGCGATTGCGGGCGTAGCCTTTACGGGTTCAACCCCAACAGCACAACGCATCAATGTGTCATTGGCAAGCCGTAACGCTAAGCCAGTTCCGTTTATCGCGGAAACCGGTGGCCAAAATGCAATGATCGTCGACAGTACTGCACTGCCTGAACAGGTAGTTCGTGATGTGATTCGTTCAGCATTCGCTTCAGCAGGTCAACGTTGTTCTGCACTACGTGTGCTTTACATCCAAGAAGACATTGCAGACCGCGTGGTTGGATTGATTCACGGTGCAATGGACGAGCTGAGTGTTGGCATTCCACACCTTCATAAAACCGATGTTGGCCCTGTTATCGACCAAAACGCGAAACAGAAGCTAATGGCGCACTTAGAAAACATGACCAATACCCAGAAGAAGGTAGCTCAGCTTTCTCTAGGTACGGATTGTGAACATGGTGATTTTGTTCCACCGAGTGCTTTTGAGATTGATGACATCAGCTGCTTGAAAGAAGAACAGTTTGGCCCAGTGCTACACATTGTTCGCTTCAAAGCGAGTGAGCTAGCGCAAGTGGTAGACCAAATCAACCAAACGGGCTTTGGCTTAACCATGGGTATCCACAGCCGTAACGAGACAACTTACCGTTGGATCGAAAAACACGTTCGTGTGGGTAACTGCTACATCAACCGTGACCAAGTGGGCGCCGTTGTTGGTGTTCAACCATTTGGTGGTCAAGGCTTGTCAGGTACTGGCCCTAAAGCGGGTGGTCCTCACTACCTATACCGCTTTACTGATGTTCATTTCTCTCAATCACAAGACAAGGCATAA
- the putP gene encoding sodium/proline symporter PutP, giving the protein MEGFLQNEDYQMIENSFAITTTFIAYLIMMLAIGVIAYKRTSNSTDYFLGGRSLGPWPAALSAGASDMSGWLLLGLPGYAYAAGFEAFWLAGGLLVGTWANWLISAKRLRTYSITTESLTLPEFLSRRFNDNSKLIQTISAFFILLFFLFYTSSGLVAGGKLFETVFGLDYTTAVIIGTVCVVSYTLFGGFLAVSWTDLVQGLLMSAALLIVPIAAMNGGLGQLSTDLHNINPELLTLWNDAKGEPLSAIAIISLAAWGLGYFGQPHILARFKATRTNKDLTTARRIAVVWTALSMVGAMLVGLVGLIYVTNSGAPKLDDGEKIFMLLVNAMFHPVIAGILLAAILAAIMSTADSQLLVSSSAMAEDLYKQVLKKDATSEEIVRVGRFAVILISLIALVLAMTPDSSVLGLVSYAWAGFGAAFGPAIVLSLYWSRMNRNGALAGIVVGGVTIVLWKQFTGGWFDVYEIVPGIILSTISIVIVSLITGEPEDEVKKQHAEFEKNLVELD; this is encoded by the coding sequence ATGGAAGGCTTTCTACAAAATGAGGACTATCAAATGATAGAAAACAGTTTTGCAATAACGACGACGTTCATTGCGTATCTAATTATGATGCTGGCAATCGGTGTTATTGCTTACAAACGTACATCTAACTCAACTGACTACTTCCTAGGTGGTCGTTCGTTAGGTCCATGGCCTGCTGCACTTTCTGCTGGTGCATCAGACATGAGTGGTTGGTTGCTACTTGGCCTACCAGGTTACGCTTACGCTGCTGGCTTTGAAGCATTCTGGCTTGCTGGTGGCCTGCTTGTTGGTACTTGGGCTAACTGGTTAATCAGTGCTAAGCGTCTGCGTACTTACAGTATTACAACTGAATCACTGACGTTGCCTGAGTTCCTATCTCGTCGCTTCAATGATAACTCTAAGCTGATCCAAACAATTTCTGCTTTCTTTATCCTTTTATTCTTCCTTTTCTACACAAGTTCAGGCTTGGTAGCGGGTGGTAAATTGTTTGAAACGGTATTTGGCCTAGATTACACAACAGCGGTAATTATCGGCACAGTATGTGTGGTTTCGTACACCCTGTTTGGTGGTTTCCTTGCGGTATCTTGGACTGACTTGGTTCAAGGTCTATTGATGTCTGCTGCGCTATTGATTGTACCAATCGCAGCAATGAACGGTGGCCTTGGCCAACTGTCTACTGACCTACACAACATCAACCCAGAGCTACTAACGCTATGGAATGATGCGAAAGGCGAGCCACTTTCTGCTATCGCGATCATCTCGCTAGCGGCATGGGGTCTAGGTTACTTCGGTCAGCCACACATTCTTGCTCGTTTTAAAGCAACACGTACTAATAAAGACCTAACAACAGCGCGTCGCATCGCGGTGGTATGGACTGCACTGTCTATGGTTGGTGCAATGCTGGTTGGTCTTGTTGGTCTAATCTATGTGACGAACTCTGGTGCACCTAAGCTAGACGATGGCGAGAAGATCTTCATGCTTCTTGTAAACGCGATGTTCCACCCAGTAATTGCAGGTATCCTACTGGCTGCAATCCTAGCGGCAATCATGAGTACTGCGGATTCACAACTTCTTGTTTCTTCATCTGCGATGGCAGAAGATCTATACAAGCAAGTACTTAAGAAAGATGCGACGTCTGAAGAGATCGTTCGTGTAGGCCGCTTCGCGGTAATCCTAATCTCTCTAATTGCACTTGTGCTAGCGATGACGCCAGACAGTTCAGTTCTTGGCCTTGTATCTTATGCATGGGCTGGTTTCGGTGCTGCATTTGGTCCAGCTATCGTGTTGAGCCTATACTGGTCTCGTATGAACCGTAACGGCGCTCTAGCGGGTATCGTGGTTGGTGGTGTTACGATTGTACTTTGGAAACAGTTCACGGGCGGTTGGTTCGATGTTTACGAAATCGTACCGGGAATCATCCTATCGACTATCTCTATCGTTATCGTGAGCCTAATCACTGGCGAGCCAGAAGACGAAGTTAAGAAGCAACACGCTGAGTTCGAGAAGAACCTCGTTGAGCTAGACTAA
- a CDS encoding 1-pyrroline-5-carboxylate dehydrogenase has product MVHQVTGFSDALLAWEQWNLTDFDYKSAQVLALKSEIESQSAPLATVATYHLEQASALLSEHHLMAGPTGETNELYAAGRGVALVIVDDCEEKVPALQTAMALITAALLAGNSVQLCSDDVQFNTLIVDAAKSANLPTNLVQVASYDAAQQLLSCDVRSVGYVGNSQTAQAINLQLAKRDGAIVGLVAETDLATMNVANDPHLSLRFITERTRTINITAVGGNATLLELGSEAH; this is encoded by the coding sequence ATGGTTCATCAAGTGACAGGTTTTTCTGATGCTTTGCTAGCGTGGGAACAATGGAACCTTACCGACTTTGATTACAAGAGTGCTCAGGTACTTGCGCTGAAATCAGAGATCGAAAGTCAATCTGCGCCTTTGGCGACGGTGGCGACTTATCATCTAGAGCAAGCGTCTGCGCTGCTTTCTGAACATCACCTAATGGCAGGTCCTACGGGCGAAACCAATGAGTTGTATGCCGCTGGTCGCGGTGTGGCTTTGGTTATTGTTGATGATTGCGAAGAGAAAGTGCCAGCGCTGCAAACTGCAATGGCTTTGATTACTGCTGCGCTATTGGCAGGTAACAGCGTTCAATTGTGCAGTGATGATGTGCAGTTCAATACCTTAATTGTAGACGCAGCTAAGTCGGCTAACTTGCCAACTAACTTGGTGCAAGTTGCCTCGTATGACGCTGCTCAACAGTTGTTGTCTTGCGATGTACGTAGCGTGGGTTACGTAGGTAACTCGCAAACGGCACAAGCTATCAATTTACAGCTTGCTAAGCGTGACGGTGCAATCGTCGGTTTAGTAGCTGAAACGGATCTGGCGACAATGAATGTTGCCAATGATCCACACCTATCGCTGCGCTTCATTACCGAGCGTACGCGAACTATAAATATAACAGCCGTGGGCGGTAACGCGACCTTGCTCGAACTTGGAAGCGAAGCTCACTAA
- a CDS encoding AraC family transcriptional regulator: MPKPLPFPNLDLSPLGLTGPRPAEIITLPSHMDCHDHHYSQVVIGLKGQAEFEVSGKGNLVGPGQGCVVTASSDHAFGGVVGQSDILVLNMPVPSDDDPLMLEKINQLESSNVYFQLDAQIQKLIHMLVQEMQASPDDLLLSRACNDTVIALMQRHISAFETSIKDSRFDLEALDRYIEQHLANKISVAQLAGSVFLGESQFHMLFKEQMGITPHQYVLGKRIDRSRRLIEQGNLSLGQVAELAGFSGQSSFTHTFSRLQGMSPSQYKKKISVK; encoded by the coding sequence ATGCCAAAACCTTTACCCTTTCCAAACCTAGATTTGTCTCCGCTAGGCCTTACTGGCCCTCGTCCCGCAGAGATCATTACCTTGCCTTCGCATATGGATTGTCATGATCACCATTATTCTCAGGTGGTGATTGGTCTAAAAGGTCAGGCGGAATTTGAAGTCAGCGGTAAGGGTAATCTTGTCGGTCCAGGGCAAGGATGTGTGGTGACAGCAAGCTCTGATCATGCTTTCGGTGGTGTGGTCGGTCAGTCGGATATTCTGGTACTTAACATGCCTGTGCCGAGTGACGACGACCCTCTGATGCTAGAGAAGATTAACCAGCTAGAGTCATCAAATGTCTACTTCCAATTAGACGCGCAAATTCAAAAACTTATCCATATGTTGGTACAAGAGATGCAGGCAAGCCCTGATGATCTGCTATTAAGCCGTGCCTGTAATGATACGGTGATCGCATTGATGCAAAGACACATCTCGGCGTTTGAAACCTCAATCAAAGATTCGCGTTTCGACCTTGAAGCTCTGGATCGTTACATCGAGCAACACCTCGCGAATAAGATCTCAGTCGCGCAGCTTGCAGGCAGCGTGTTTTTGGGCGAAAGCCAATTCCACATGCTATTCAAAGAGCAAATGGGCATTACTCCTCACCAGTATGTATTAGGTAAGCGTATCGACCGCTCTCGCCGCTTGATCGAACAAGGTAATCTGAGTCTTGGTCAGGTTGCAGAATTGGCTGGTTTCTCCGGTCAATCTTCCTTTACTCACACCTTTTCACGCCTTCAAGGCATGTCACCATCCCAATACAAAAAGAAAATTTCTGTTAAATAG
- a CDS encoding DUF445 domain-containing protein, whose protein sequence is MNKSVLTNVIALALLAGGYATANQYLLYAGLFAFSGAITNWLAIHMLFEKVPGLYGSGVIPARFEEFKAAIKQLMMEQFFTESNIDRFLSSEMTGKSLNLEPVIQKIDFNPAFDSLVHVIENSQFGGMLAMVGGTEALQPMKAPFVEKMQESVIEISKSDSVKNAIKDELESPAMMDEIKENIEAIIDQRLNELTPKLVKEMVQTMIKKHLGWLVVWGGIFGGVIGLISAAITL, encoded by the coding sequence ATGAACAAAAGTGTCTTAACTAACGTTATCGCGTTAGCACTGCTTGCTGGCGGCTATGCGACAGCAAACCAATACTTGCTTTACGCAGGCCTATTCGCATTTTCAGGTGCCATAACCAACTGGCTTGCGATTCACATGTTGTTCGAGAAAGTACCCGGCCTATACGGTTCTGGCGTTATTCCGGCGCGCTTTGAAGAGTTCAAGGCAGCCATCAAACAACTGATGATGGAGCAGTTCTTTACTGAAAGTAATATCGACCGCTTCCTAAGCAGCGAGATGACAGGAAAATCGCTTAATCTAGAGCCTGTGATTCAGAAGATCGACTTTAATCCTGCATTCGACTCACTGGTGCATGTTATCGAGAACTCACAGTTTGGCGGTATGTTGGCAATGGTTGGTGGTACAGAGGCACTACAGCCGATGAAAGCGCCGTTTGTTGAGAAGATGCAAGAGTCAGTGATTGAAATCAGCAAGAGTGACTCTGTAAAAAATGCCATCAAAGACGAGTTAGAATCGCCTGCGATGATGGATGAAATCAAAGAGAACATTGAGGCGATCATTGATCAGCGCTTGAATGAACTGACACCGAAGCTTGTAAAAGAGATGGTTCAAACCATGATCAAAAAACACCTTGGCTGGCTAGTAGTATGGGGTGGTATATTCGGTGGTGTGATTGGCTTAATCTCTGCGGCAATTACGCTGTAA
- a CDS encoding PEGA domain-containing protein produces MTNFRISALLLALSPLWVSASVSAEELNQVDPVSAIDAKLTEKNSDIERISATKVSATENLKQLQNKNSKLLREGEELKAKRNRAKSVLDKQYSRLLEDPETDLVSFQKSYQDAWAAVKENQSAQLDNEQAMNESEIHLSQIKQKQARLNNELANLRESKVEARVKRIATELRESAVLETSYTTTCSSTMTLGECTAQGKHLTNQKAVQTFKSQLLEQLTESTLAKQNLQGVQLNIHVQDSQAIKSGFSGNNSYFMQMQAQLQAKPEAVAACNLLNVSTRYCLTGSDAAVVKKSDKQWANVTVRSDQYNDSVTINGIKYGSTPLEVALPSGRHQVTISKQGYESYNRTVTVNGSDTIWVKLLPSKES; encoded by the coding sequence ATGACTAACTTTCGAATTTCAGCGCTTTTACTTGCGCTATCCCCTCTTTGGGTATCTGCATCGGTATCAGCTGAAGAACTGAATCAAGTCGATCCCGTTTCAGCTATCGATGCAAAGCTAACAGAGAAAAACTCAGATATTGAGCGTATTTCAGCAACCAAAGTATCGGCGACTGAAAACCTAAAACAACTTCAAAACAAGAACAGCAAGTTGTTACGCGAAGGTGAAGAACTTAAGGCAAAACGCAACAGAGCCAAGTCTGTACTCGACAAACAGTACAGTCGCTTGCTTGAAGATCCAGAAACGGATTTGGTCTCTTTCCAGAAAAGTTACCAAGACGCTTGGGCTGCGGTTAAAGAGAATCAATCGGCTCAGCTAGATAACGAACAAGCGATGAACGAGAGCGAAATTCACCTTTCTCAAATCAAGCAAAAGCAAGCTCGCCTGAATAATGAGCTAGCAAACTTGAGAGAGTCAAAAGTTGAAGCTCGTGTAAAACGTATCGCGACAGAATTGCGTGAAAGTGCGGTTCTTGAAACCAGTTACACCACCACATGTTCATCAACAATGACACTGGGTGAGTGTACTGCACAGGGTAAACACCTGACCAATCAGAAAGCCGTGCAAACGTTCAAGAGCCAATTACTTGAGCAGCTCACAGAAAGCACACTAGCGAAGCAAAACTTGCAAGGTGTTCAACTGAATATCCATGTTCAAGACAGCCAAGCAATCAAGAGTGGTTTCTCTGGTAACAACTCTTACTTCATGCAGATGCAAGCTCAGCTTCAAGCAAAACCTGAAGCAGTTGCAGCATGTAACCTATTGAATGTTTCGACTCGCTACTGCTTAACAGGCAGTGACGCTGCGGTCGTTAAGAAGAGTGACAAACAGTGGGCTAACGTGACGGTACGTTCTGATCAGTACAACGACTCAGTAACCATCAACGGCATTAAGTACGGCAGCACGCCTCTTGAGGTTGCGCTACCAAGCGGTCGTCACCAAGTAACCATTTCAAAACAAGGTTACGAGTCTTACAACCGTACAGTTACCGTCAACGGCAGCGACACTATTTGGGTTAAGCTTCTTCCTAGCAAAGAAAGCTAA
- a CDS encoding Lrp/AsnC family transcriptional regulator, which translates to MSQHQLDRIDKEILRILHMKGRLPVVELAKQVNLTTSPCSDRLKRLEKEGYITGYHAELCSEKLGLDVQVFIHIRLDQTSFSIFDKFAQAVEMMPEVEECYSLSGDFDTMIKVRVKDMKAYQAFMATKLGTLPGVIQTRSEVVIEEHKKGFGVNPELLATLK; encoded by the coding sequence ATGTCTCAGCATCAACTTGATCGTATCGATAAAGAGATACTACGAATTCTGCATATGAAGGGGCGTTTGCCTGTTGTTGAACTTGCAAAGCAGGTTAACCTCACGACGTCACCTTGCTCTGACAGGCTCAAGCGATTGGAGAAAGAGGGATATATCACAGGCTATCATGCTGAGCTTTGTTCAGAAAAGTTGGGACTCGATGTCCAAGTTTTTATCCATATTCGTCTCGACCAGACTAGCTTTTCTATTTTTGATAAGTTTGCCCAAGCGGTTGAAATGATGCCCGAGGTGGAAGAATGTTATTCATTGTCGGGAGACTTCGATACCATGATCAAGGTTCGAGTGAAAGACATGAAGGCGTACCAAGCGTTTATGGCAACAAAGTTAGGTACCTTGCCAGGTGTGATTCAGACACGCAGTGAGGTCGTGATTGAAGAGCATAAAAAGGGCTTTGGTGTTAACCCTGAATTGTTGGCAACCTTAAAGTAG